A stretch of DNA from Micromonospora peucetia:
AGCGCGGGTCGGTGGAGGACTCGGGGGCGGGTGTGCTGGGCGCAGCGGCCGTCGCGCTCGCCGTCGCGTCCGGCGGCGCGGTCTTCGCCACGGGCGCGGGCTCACTCGCCGTGGCGACGGGTGTCTCCTCATTCTGACCGAGCAGGTAGAGCACCGCAGCCCCGCCGACCAGGACCAGCAACGCCACCGTGGCCAGCACCGCGACGACGGGGGCAGCTCGCCGGCGCCGCTGCGGCGGGTCCTCCCAGCCGCCCCGCTGCGGCGGGTCCTCCCAGCCGCCCCGCTGCGGCGGGTCCTCCCAGCCGCCCCGCTGCGGCGGGTCCTCCCAGCCGCCCCGCCCGGCCGACGGATCGTACGGCTCATCGGGGCGCCGCCCGTGCCACGGATCCGGGTCCCCGTGACCCGGTGCTCCGTAGTTCGCCATGCACGCCTCCCGCGCGAGTGGTGAGAGGCCGGCCACCAACGAGGGACGCCGACGCCCAGGCCACCGTAGCGTGTCCACCGATGAGCCCACCTCCACCGAGTGCACCGCCGCCCGCCGCCGCCGGTATCCGGCCCGGCCCGGGTGCCGGGACCGGTCGGGCGGCTGCCGCCGCACCCGCCCTGCTCTGGACCGCCCTGCTGCTGGTCTATGTGCTCTGGGGCTCCACCTACCTGGGCATCCGGATCGTCGTGGAGTCGATGCCACCGCTCGGCTCGGCGGCTGCCCGGTTCGCCGCCGCCGGTCTGGTGCTGGCGATCGTGCTGCGGGTGCGGCGGGGCCCGGGGGCGCTACGGGTCGACCGACGACAGCTCGGCTCGGCCGCGCTGGTCGGGGTGCTCCTGCTGGCCTGCGGCAACGGGCTGGTGGTGCTCGCCGAGTCCGGTCCGGTGGGGGTCGCGGTGCCGTCCGGGATCGCCGCGCTGCTGGTGGCCACCGTTCCGCTGCTGGTGGTGCTGCTGCGTACGGTCACCGGGGACCGACCCCGGTCCTGGACGCTGGCCGGGGTGACGCTGGGCTTCGTCGGCCTGGTGCTGCTGGTGCTGCCGACCGGTGGGGCGGACACCGTGCCGCTGACCGGGGCGCTGACCGTCGTCGCGGCAGCCACCTGCTGGTCGATCGGCTCCTTCCTGTCCGGACGGATCCGGATGCCCGCCGACCCGTTCGTCGCCACCGTCTACGAGATGCTCGCCGGGGCGACGGCGCTCGCCGTCCTCGCGGTGGGCCGTGGCGAGCTGCGCGGCTTCGATCTGGGCACGGTGACCACCCGGTCGTG
This window harbors:
- a CDS encoding EamA family transporter, whose protein sequence is MSPPPPSAPPPAAAGIRPGPGAGTGRAAAAAPALLWTALLLVYVLWGSTYLGIRIVVESMPPLGSAAARFAAAGLVLAIVLRVRRGPGALRVDRRQLGSAALVGVLLLACGNGLVVLAESGPVGVAVPSGIAALLVATVPLLVVLLRTVTGDRPRSWTLAGVTLGFVGLVLLVLPTGGADTVPLTGALTVVAAATCWSIGSFLSGRIRMPADPFVATVYEMLAGATALAVLAVGRGELRGFDLGTVTTRSWLALAYLMVAGSLVAFTAYVWLLHHAPISLASTYAYVNPVVAVALGALFAAEPVTTGVLFGGAVIVAGVALVVSTERPRRAAGGTAPEPSRR